AAAGGTTAAAGGTTCATCTTTAGTGCTTAAAAAAGGCACCAAAATCAAAAACATCAAACTTGTCAATAGCGATCACAATGTGGATTGTAAAATAGAAGGACAGAGTTTGTCTTTAAAATCTGAATTCCTTAAAAAAGCTTAGGAAATACAAAAGCTTAAAAATAAGAAAGTTTAAGGACTTTCTAGCCCTATAAAAACAACTATTTTTTAGAAAAAATCAACTTATCCAATTTGAAAAAAATCACCGCTCCAATGGTTTGCCCCAAGAAAAGATTGAGCCACAACGGAAAATTGAAATAATAAAAAACCTCCATAAAAGGCAACATCACCAACGCGCTCAACATCCATCTAAGCCAATAAACCAAAAACAGCTTGGAAGCGTATTCTGCACCAAGTTTCTTAAAAAATTCTCGCATAAGACAACCCTTTCAAATCCTTTTTGCAAACCCTCCTAAAAAGGAAAGCTCACCATCAAGGAATATTCCTAAATCTCATGCCTTTAGACAATCGTATAGGACACTCTTTTTTCAAATAACTTGCTCTCATAGTTATTCAAATCCCTACCATCTACAAGGGCAAAAGCATCGCCAAAAGTCGCCAATAAGGCAGAATCTAACTGCATGTCTTTATGGCGATTCAATGGGATAAAGACTTCCTTGTGATTATTTTGAAAATCAAACGCTAGAAATGAATCTTTCAAATACACTTCCACTCTAGGAGCGTTTTTCACCACGCTGTTTTGACCTAGTTTCAAGCCTTGCACTTCAGCGCTTTTAATCCCGCACGCATGACATAAGGACACAAACATGCTCTCTTGTGAAATGGTTGCAAACCAAGGCAAACTATCTCGTTTAGGTAAATTTTCTTTACCCTCTAAAGCCTTTTGTCTCTTGGGCATCTCATGCTTGATGAACGCATAAAAGTTACGGACGCTTTCTTTAGGGGTTGTTCCCTTGAGCTGGTTGGCAATGTTAGCCACGCTCGCATCGTCTCTTTCATAACGCCCCATTGCTACAAAATCGCTCGTTTCAAACAAACGCTCATTCAATTGATAGCTAGCGATCTCATAAGACAAATGGACTTGCTTTTTTTGAGCGCTTTTTAAAAAATCCACTTGCAAATAAGGCACTCCAAAATTGAGCATGCTTTTATAGCTGGCATGGTTGCCTTGTAAATGCACATTGCTCGC
This is a stretch of genomic DNA from Helicobacter pylori. It encodes these proteins:
- a CDS encoding twin-arginine translocation signal domain-containing protein, which gives rise to MKRRDFIKTTALGATGAVLGAQILQAEESKGSVAKKYKIEAQYSIDFDSAEHTSLFIPMPSVVASNVHLQGNHASYKSMLNFGVPYLQVDFLKSAQKKQVHLSYEIASYQLNERLFETSDFVAMGRYERDDASVANIANQLKGTTPKESVRNFYAFIKHEMPKRQKALEGKENLPKRDSLPWFATISQESMFVSLCHACGIKSAEVQGLKLGQNSVVKNAPRVEVYLKDSFLAFDFQNNHKEVFIPLNRHKDMQLDSALLATFGDAFALVDGRDLNNYESKLFEKRVSYTIV